A portion of the bacterium genome contains these proteins:
- a CDS encoding class IV adenylate cyclase: MARNTEIKARIDSVEELLPAVAALADRGPVEIDQEDVFFACPYGRLKLRTCSADEGELIFYQRTDQPGPKESYYHIARTSTPAALHTILARVLTETGRVCKHRTLFIRGSTRIHLDRVEGLGDFLELEVVLGEDQSAEQGAAIAEELMELLGIEAGRLIDRAYFDLQQSSPAQENR; encoded by the coding sequence CCGGCCGTGGCTGCGCTGGCTGATCGCGGCCCGGTGGAGATCGATCAGGAGGATGTATTTTTCGCCTGTCCCTACGGACGCCTCAAGCTTCGCACTTGTTCTGCTGATGAGGGCGAACTGATCTTTTATCAGCGTACGGATCAACCGGGACCAAAAGAGTCCTATTACCACATCGCGCGCACCTCAACCCCGGCCGCACTGCACACGATCCTGGCGCGAGTCCTGACTGAGACGGGCCGGGTCTGTAAGCATCGGACTCTTTTTATTCGCGGCTCCACCCGCATTCATCTTGATCGCGTGGAGGGGTTGGGGGATTTCCTTGAGCTGGAGGTGGTGTTGGGAGAGGATCAGTCCGCTGAACAGGGTGCGGCCATCGCGGAGGAGCTGATGGAACTGCTCGGCATCGAGGCCGGCCGGCTGATCGATCGCGCCTATTTTGATCTGCAGCAATCCTCTCCTGCACAGGAAAACCGTTGA